The Plasmodium yoelii strain 17X genome assembly, chromosome: 8 genome includes a region encoding these proteins:
- a CDS encoding gamma-glutamylcysteine synthetase gives MGFLKIGTPLSWEDVQNVKSLIRLYGILQFVHSYKCNKDRKDEHIMFGDEIEYIIIRNDDKIKESSALLCATDLIDEMMNLESGNDCQYGSHWTPEYSSFTIEGTPSVPFKFELNSSYFIEHCMKIRRNKLNNVLSGLGGVQAITLPCYPNVFLNNSLIMAKKINCENKKQKKNKQELLDSSPINLSPIKINKTIQDSENCDENESRKHISQKNENKNKTISNDIILEDVEENKSTNFVSSDFTQQKYDDLLVPDVSMDDVDINNRKDSKNEECAEKEAANKGDDKEIEAQCDAANETVDIEVEDNMFISTIKENSIFKCELFKPDITHEYSNSCLVTDMVISPHSRYVTLTKNIRKRRGTKVISFNEIYKDVNTENMDIWKLSLDKNDKRIFKKKLKKTTLDGHLIWNKSMTNKKKINEKKKKIINDETELLDKVIKHSLFSNIDDDQDYIYSYNREFIEEYSKKCKNPIKNYVYLDAMFFGMSMCCQQITMSFQTINDAKYVYDQLAVIAPLFLAITACTPYLGGFLTETDARWRVISNSVDCRTEDELSYISKPRYSGISLYISDELPLKKNYYYYNDIDIVLNKNVYDKLIKENVDEYLARHISSLFVRDPIVVFEGSFSEKDITTIQDIIKENAEKDGNAEKDENAEKNENAENDENVSNSKMWSEEEMNKIYLSDNFEFLEDYKEKVLSSHQHFENFQSTNWNSVRFKPPPILDNNYLNGPSSIGWRVEFRTPDIQITDFENASVVALIMTLSKFILNKKLNLYIPMSKLEENLFRSSKRDAILKEKFYFRNDINYDTSNNEIEEKSIYDIFFNKNNGILYLCSLYIEEQFEQGLISLSAKNKINEYIQFVKLRCKGEIHTGASFLRKFILNHPAYEQNSYINNQINYDLCKLISDIGKGEISPHELLGGFVDPHKERIKNNLRQISKRQYLKSLAYKFISGEDYTQYLLLNEDLKHDKDFFIQNKNTNYEESDEYIDNNMLEFGKKLYQFSA, from the coding sequence ATGGGTTTTCTAAAAATTGGAACTCCATTAAGTTGGGAAGATGTACAGAATGTGAAATCGTTAATCAGGCTATATGGAATATTGCAATTTGTTCATTCCTATAAATGTAATAAAGATAGAAAAGATGAACATATAATGTTTGGAGATGAAATcgaatatataattataagaaatgatgataaaataaaagaatcaTCTGCATTGTTATGTGCAACAGATCTAATTGATGAAATGATGAATTTAGAAAGTGGAAATGATTGTCAATATGGATCTCATTGGACTCCGGAATATTCATCTTTTACAATTGAAGGAACACCATCTGTTCCATTTAAATTTGAACTAaattcatcatattttattgaaCATTGTATGAAAATaagaagaaataaattaaataatgttTTAAGTGGTTTGGGAGGTGTTCAAGCTATAACATTACCATGTTATCctaatgtttttttaaataacagTCTTATTAtggcaaaaaaaataaattgtgaaaataaaaaacaaaaaaaaaataaacaagaATTATTAGATTCATCTCCTATAAATTTGAGTCccataaaaattaataaaacaattCAAGATTCAGAAAATTGTGATGAAAATGAATCACGAAAACATATTtctcaaaaaaatgaaaataaaaataaaactattaGTAATGATATTATATTAGAAGACgttgaagaaaataaatcaacTAATTTTGTTAGTTCAGATTTTACCCAACAAAAATATGACGATCTTTTAGTTCCTGATGTATCTATGGATGATgttgatattaataatagaAAGGACTCAAAAAATGAGGAATGTGCCGAAAAAGAAGCTGCCAATAAAGGTGATGATAAAGAAATTGAAGCTCAGTGTGATGCTGCAAACGAAACGGTAGACATCGAAGTAGAAgataatatgtttatttcaacaataaaagaaaattcaATATTTAAATGTGAATTATTTAAACCAGATATAACACATGAATATAGTAATAGTTGCTTAGTTACAGATATGGTTATAAGCCCACATTCTAGATATGTAACACTaactaaaaatataagaaagaGAAGAGGAACTAAGGTTATATCatttaatgaaatatataaagatgTAAATACAGAGAATATGGATATATGGAAATTATCTTTAGATAAAAATGACAaaagaatttttaaaaaaaaattaaaaaaaacaacttTAGATGGTCATCTTATTTGGAATAAATCAatgacaaataaaaaaaaaataaatgaaaaaaaaaaaaaaataataaatgatgaaACTGAATTATTAGATAAAGTGATAAAACATAGTTTATTTAGTAATATAGATGATGATCaagattatatatattcttataATCGTGAATTTATAGAagaatattcaaaaaaatgtaaaaatccaattaaaaattatgtatatttagaTGCAATGTTTTTTGGAATGAGTATGTGTTGTCAACAAATTACAATGTCTTTTCAAACAATTAATGATgcaaaatatgtatatgatCAGCTAGCTGTAATTGCACCATTATTTTTAGCTATAACTGCATGTACACCATATTTAGGTGGGTTCTTAACAGAAACAGATGCAAGATGGAGAGTCATATCAAATAGTGTTGATTGTAGAACAGAAGATGAATTGTCTTATATTTCAAAACCAAGATATTCAGGAATATCTCTTTATATATCAGATGAATTgccattaaaaaaaaattactattattataatgatattgatattgtattaaataaaaatgtttatgataaattaataaaagaaaatgtaGATGAATATTTAGCTAGACATATTTCGTCACTCTTTGTTCGAGACCCAATTGTAGTATTTGAAGGCTCATTTAGTGAAAAAGATATCACCACAATACAAGatattataaaagaaaacgCTGAAAAGGATGGAAACGctgaaaaagatgaaaacgctgaaaaaaatgaaaatgctgaaaatgatgaaaatgtgAGCAATTCAAAAATGTGGAGCGAAGAggaaatgaataaaatatatttgagtgacaattttgaatttttagaAGATTATAAAGAAAAGGTATTATCTTCACATCaacattttgaaaatttCCAAAGCACTAATTGGAATAGTGTTAGATTTAAACCACCACCAATATtagataataattatttaaatggtCCGAGCTCAATTGGATGGAGAGTAGAATTTAGAACCCCCGATATTCAAATTACTGATTTTGAAAATGCATCTGTTGTTGCTTTAATTATGAcattatctaaatttatattaaacaaaaaattaaatttatatataccaaTGTCTAAGTTAGAAGAGAATTTATTTAGATCATCAAAACGTGATgcaatattaaaagaaaaattttatttcagaaacgatataaattatgatacatctaataatgaaattgaagaaaaaagtatatatgatatattttttaataaaaataatggtattttatatttatgttctttatatatagaaGAACAATTTGAGCAAGGTTTAATTAGTTTATCagctaaaaataaaataaatgaatatatacaatttgtTAAATTAAGATGTAAAGGTGAAATACATACTGGAGCTTCATTTTTaagaaaatttattttaaatcatCCAGCATATGAacaaaattcatatataaataatcaaaTTAATTATGATCTTTGTAAATTAATATCTGATATAGGAAAAGGTGAAATCTCTCCTCATGAATTATTAGGTGGTTTTGTTGACCCACATAAAGAAAgaatcaaaaataatttaagacAAATTAGTAAAAGACAATATTTAAAATCATTAgcttataaatttatatctgGTGAAGATTATACTCAGTATCTTCTTCTCAATGAAGATCTAAAACATGATAaagatttttttattcaaaacAAAAACACAAATTATGAGGAATCCGATGAATACATTGATAATAACATGCTTGAATTTGGGAAAAAGTTGTACCAATTCAGTGCATAG
- a CDS encoding nucleosome assembly protein, putative, with amino-acid sequence MKRDRSENSVENTTDPKHSKIDNDDPLIPFIKDFEDIQKDIEQLDIKCAHEQMNIQKQYDEKKKPLFDKRDVIIQKVPCFWANTLRKHPALSDIVPEDIDILNHLTTVDLKDNMDNNGSYKITFTFSEKAKEYMEPLVLVKHVTFDNNQEKVVECTRIKWKDGKNPIAAVSNSRIDIDNEMPKWSVFEWFTTDELQDKPDLGEIIRREIWHNPLSYYLGLEDFDDFDEDFDDEDDEDEDDENEDEDEDEDEENEEDEDDEDGKDNDD; translated from the exons ATGAAGAGAGATCGTTCAGAAAATTCTGTTGAAAATACAACAGACCCTAAACACTC AAAAATTGACAACGATGATCCTTTGATACCATTTATAAAAGACTTTGAAGACA TTCAAAAGGATATCGAACAATTAGACATAAAATGTGCACATGAGCAAATGAATATACAGAAACAATATgatgaaaagaaaaaaccACTTTTTGATAAAAGAGATGTAATAATTCAAAAGGTTCCATGCTTTTGGGCAAATACCTTAAGAaaacatccagcattaaGTGATATCGTACCAGAAGATATCGATATTTTAAATCATTTAACAACAGTAGATTTAAAAGATAATATGGATAATAATGGATCCTATAAAATAACGTTTACATTTAGTGAAAAAGCAAAGGAATATATGGAACCTTTAGTTTTAGTTAAACATGTAACATTTGATAATAATCAAGAAAAAGTAGTTGAATGTACAAGAATTAAATGGAAAGATGGAAAAAATCCAATAGCAGCTGTATCTAATAGTAGAATAGATATCGATAATGAAATGCCAAAATGGTCTGTTTTCGAATGGTTTACAACTGATGAATTACAAGATAAACCAGATCTTGGAGAAATAATTAGAAGAGAAATTTGGCATAATCCTTTATCTTATTATCTTGGTTTAGAAGATTTTGACGATTTTGATGAAGATTTTGATGATGAAGATGATGAAGATgaagatgatgaaaatgaagatgaaGATGAGGATGaggatgaagaaaatgaagaagatgaaGATGATGAAGATGGAAAAGATAATGATGATTAA